The Parambassis ranga chromosome 13, fParRan2.1, whole genome shotgun sequence genome contains the following window.
acacacacacatgcacatcaacTCTCAGCCTGGTAGTTCTTAATGTACCTTACATGCTAAAAATGATCAATTGTGGaaactacatttattttaataggTGTATTTGTATTAGATGTCCTTGTAGTTGAAATAAGCTCATTACATAGGTGTTACGTTGATTCTTTTGCTGTTACAGTATCACTTTAATTCATCAAATTAGGACTCCACAAATGCTGAATTGTCTTAGTGAAAATATTGATATCTATCTGCTAATGTTAttgaattaaaacatttttctgtttctcgCTTCCCTGCAAGGTGCTGAACGAGTACTTTCACAATGTGTGTGAATTGGACCTTGTGTTCAACTTCTACAAGGTAAGGACATTTTTTTAGATGCTCTTTAGAAAATACCTtaaacacacagctaaaacagaGGTGGACAAAAGGCAGATAATAACAGGTTTCTTTCATTACAGTGCCATGGCAACTGATAAAGTTCTCACTACCAGTGCAACTAATCAGTTAAATTCTTCTTATTCACTTGAGTGGGggatggatttttatttttaatggcaAAGACAGTCTAAGAAACAAACacctcccttcccccacctgctGCTAATGTTGTTGCTAATTACCTAAAGGCAGCTGAACACCCGCCCACATGCTTAACTTAAACCCTGCATCGCTCACGTTTGACATCTCATAACCCGAAACTGATAAATAAGAAATCAGTTGTTTTGAATAAGGTTTGTTGCAAGGAAAAATGACTCATCCCAACGTATTTGTCAGGTTAATTCAGGTGCGCTTTAATCCATCCACaggttatttttgtgttttgatgacACAAAGTGGGCGTTAAGTAATGCTGACTGCAAAAGaggactgtatataaagatgggcAGAGGCTCTGTGAGGTCACCCATAGGTTTTCTGATGAATGGCTTTAAAGCTCAGCATGGAGACATATCATGACATCTGATTCCAACCAATCAGGGGAATTCTGTAAACTTCCTGTTTCATAAGGAGCAGACGTGAACTAGCCGAGAATCAACAGAGTACTAGGAAGTTGGTAGGTAAAGAGCCAGACCACTTTGACTGCGCTGTCACACCTCAATTGTGCATATAGTAGCTGTATTAATACTTAAATAAGTGGATTACAAACATCTATCTGATTTCAATTTTAACATTATAATATGGAGATTGACTCTTTTTTTTGGAGCCATCCTCAATTGGTCAACAATCCTAGTCctgtcatttatttttacagtgtgatAAACTGTCTGTGTCTATGTTTGAAGGTGTACACGGTGGTCGATGAGATGTTCCTggcaggagagatcagggagaCCAGTCAGACCAAGGTCCTCAAGCAGCTCCTCATGCTCCAGTCGCTTGAGTAGAACATTATCCTTCCTGCCTATAAGTCTGCTGCCCTGGCACCCCAACCAACCTACTCCTTATTTCTATCACTATGGGAAGGACCCCTCCTTCTACTTCCTGCCTCTGTGGAGCCAACAATTAACACAACCTGAAGAGAGGGGGGAAACACAGAATATTGTTTACATATATGTTCAACTAATCCGTTTTGTCCATATGTTGCAATATTCTCTACTTGCTGTACTGGTAAGGCTGTCATCTAATACAAAGGCTGTATACATTTCAACACGTAAACATTTGCATACCGCTTAAGTTACAGTTTCTTCATTGCCAGAGGCTGCAGAAGTTAGATATTTCTTGTTGTAACCAGTTAGCCCATGCATTTATCTCTGCACAGTGTGGaaagcactgctctcctgccctcctcctcctcctcttctcattaacctaaacatttattaaatggCACTACTGTAACTAACAAGCACCATAGAGAGACCGCCTATAATGAGCCATGCGCAGTGAGAACTTACAACAGCCTTGCAGCCACTTCTATAAATCCACATAAAGAACAGGTCTCACACATTTGCCATGGctactgtgtgttttatatctGAATCACAGCTACAAGCAGAAAGTCCTGTAGAGAGCAATTGACCCATCACAGCAAGTTCATCATTGAATGGAGTGTACTCAGAATGAGTGCCATTTTGACAGCTGGGCCGTGCCTGATGATGGTAAACAGTGTAGGTTAGGTTTGATCAGATGATGTCGTAATGATTTTCattgcatttttaaatgatCATTCGATGCTCATCATTAAAACAAATGGCGCTTGTTGGTCACACTTAAAACACTTAACTCAGACGGAACACAGACCCGAACGTAGAAATTATATTTTACATAAAGCAGTACTGTGAAGTTTGATTTGTATGGTGTGTACATACAGTGTATCTTGTGATGAATAATTAataacacattacagtaatagaAGAGGGCGGTTCATGCTCACAGTATTTCCATTCCTTTTTTGCAtcacattaaatacattttaaattccatttaaaaaaaaatctgcatttgCTGGACATTTATGATATTGTCATTTTAACCATATCCAGTCATAAAAAATTCAAATGTTGTTGATgaacttttttgtatttttttttaatgattagCCAATGGTGAAATATGTACTGCTTCCCTTGTCGTCCACCTGTGAGTTTGTTGATGGAAGATGCGTATGTTACTGTCTCCAGCTACCTACATCAGCACGTCCCATTTTGTGTATATAATAAACAGATGAAGTGATAAACAATGTTTCCACCTtggtctgtttcctgtttgtaaattatttacacattatgtGCTTAAAAAAATATACTTCAAATATCTACATGTATTGGCTGTATTAGGTATGAATTTTTCTGCCTGGTGTTTTagcaccatctagtggtacAGCAGTCACTTGTACAGTAAATTATGCAGCGTGGTTATGAGGTCATCCTGACAGCCTGTGTAGAATCAATAAATCAGTCAATATATCCACTTCAGCTACATTAAACCACTCTCGCTGTTACTCCATCGACCCAAGAGCATAAATCCAGACAAGTGGACACAGAGGGCATTTACTCTTCATCATACCAGTTCCTCTGATATACCTAACCTCAACCTGATTGCATCTGAGAGCAATGGTCTGACTGATAGAGAAGGCGAATGAATCACGTAAGTAGATCCCATTGTTAAATTTCAAGGTCCGTTAAGTCAGCTGGCTATAAACCTGACCTCTAAATCCAGCTCATACTTGTGCACACAAGACATTGCTCAGAATATTTAACCCCTTCAAGCCACAACTGACAACTCCACCTGATCTACCACTAATAGTTTTCCAGCAATTGTCAATCTGTATTattgagaagaaaagaaggattttCAAAACTGCAGCTCACATCATAAACAATCTTATGGGTGAACAGTCACTTTAACCGTGacgacacacagagacaagaaaaaGCTATTAACTGAAAAACAAGCAGTTTACTGGGAATTGCATATTCATTACAATCAATGAGCAACACTCACCCTCTATAGACAATAGACAAATCTTATTTACAGGATAGGTTACTTGAGATGTACAGTAGTATTTAGGTGGATTTTATATAACATTAGTTACTAAGCAACAACTGAGTCGGATTGTGTACATCACTCGATTGAACATCAAAGAAAATAATGCTCATATGGCTATATTGATGATTGCTTATTATGAactgtacaataaatacatacaaatgaaGGCAGGCTAACCCTAAATTTTAGATGAGGACCTGTGAATATGAGCGATCAGAGCCACCTGCAGCCCCCAAAATCAACACCCTTTCATCATTATCTGCACGTGGTGAGCAATAAAAGTCAGAACTCACAGACAGCAGGAGCTCGCAGCATCGCAACATTCAGGAAATCAAAAGAAGAATCTCAGTTGTTATTTAGTAAAAAATGATAACGTCTACAATTAAAATCTTTATTACAGTATACAGttcaagtaaaataaaatatacaattcTATAGTTACAGcatataaacaaacaagaaaaagaaaatgtaaaagtaaaagtgcACTTGCAGAAGGAGACAAACTATCACACAATGCAAATATTTGATGCAAGCAACTTGTTTTGACCATCTGTCATCTAATATCCAACACGGTCTCATGTTTGCACAGCTTTCTCCCTTCAGTGCGCTGGCTCACTCGAGCTTAAAACAGATGTGGTTTGCTGGGGAGGAAATGTGCTAACAGTCGaggacagagacatgaggaataattttgttttcatctcCTGTCAGTGGGTCAGTGCGACCTGCTCTCAGTAATTCATACAGAATCAGTGGCTTTGACTCAACAGCAAGGGCAGGAGAttggggtgtttttttttttaagtctttagCCTAcaacctcagcagcagcactgcggGTCTTGTAACCACGCTGTTGGTGTTACAAGGAAAGAGGAAACCATGTTTCAGTGGAAATTCCCTGTTTCTCTCTGGAGGGATACAGGGTCTGTTCTAAGGAGAAAACATCTGGGTCGGTTCAGCAAAACACGCTGTGACATTTTGAAGGAGGGGAGAGCCATTTCTTTACTGAACAAAAAAGACTGCTTCTGTGCATGGTTAGAAACAGAAATCCTGACTTTCATAAGGGAAATAAAACAATCTGAAACCTCTATAAAGGAACTGAGTGGGCGGCACGAAAGTTTTCTCAAACCGGCACAGAGGCAAAACCAACTGTGGTTTCCTGTGACGTCCCTTCTACACTATGTGCATGCAGAGAATCAAAAAGAGGTCATGGAGGAAAAGCCCAGCAGGACGAGTCAGAAACATTGTTTGTTTTGCAAAGACTGATTTTTGAGACTCAAACTTAGTTTGAGTCTGATTGGTGTCCTCGTACAGACTGCAGGGCCTTTGGATGAAATAAAGAGCAGATATTTCTCTTGTTTGTGCTTTCAACATGTCCTGCAGGCGTAGGTGTGGGTGTAGAGGGGAGTGATAGGACCATTCCCTTTACAACTTTAGAGAACAATATACTGTAGATCCACAATGGCAGGTATATCACTAGGACCTATACTCTACAGGAATAATGCATTTCTATGCAATCAGAGTCACTCCTCTACATCCAATGATCTTAATCCACCAATTAGCAGCTTCAGTACCAGATCTCATGACACATGAATTACTTGACAATAACGGCAGGAACCTTTATAAGTAAGTATCTGAGTTGCATCTGGTATAAATTTCTATACAGTGACTCAAACCAAAATCTGTACAGGTTGACTTGTTCACGGTGAATGAGAGGCTAAATGGAAACCTTAAAGAACCAACCTTTATGCATTTTGGGTCTGGATGATAAATATATGCTGaaattattttataataataatttacaaaCAATGTTGTGCAAACGCAGAAAGCATTTTGGGGTTACTAAAACCAGAATGAAAAAAAGCACAAGGTAAAACAACAGTAGggcagcccacacacacacacacacacacacaacaccaacaacaacccTTGACTTGTCCTTGTCTGGTAAGTAGCTTAAGATGAGGATTTCTCTTCTTTCTGATCCCACCATGGTCAAACTGAGGGGTCACACTGTCCAAATGCCAGGGCCAAACCTGCCTCCCCCTCACCTAGGATATGAAGGGGAGACTTTTAccagaggtcaggggtcaggggtTGCAGTGATCTTCATGCCCACTCTTTAGGGTGATCCAAGGTGTGTGAGACGGCAGGgtcacacacaccaaaaaccACCAGGAGCTGTGATGTGGGAAAAGAGGGAGGGTGATCACTGACATGCCCTTTGTCAGGCAGTCTTTTTTTACTGAAACGTTACTGACCTGTAGGGGGCGTTCTGTCTGCATGGGCCCGTGGGCTGAGCTGCGGGTCTGCCCCGATTCCTAGCAATTACACTGCTGCTTATTCTGTGTCGTGGTGCCTCTGGGCTGTCGCAGCTGCCTCAATGATGCATCTCCATACTGGATACCTGAACCCATCCTCTCCGGGTCCAACTCACCTGTGAAGTGGTTCACAATGAATTCATCATACTGCAtgatacttaaaaaaaaaaaaaaagaagcaaaccCCCAGATCAGACACACCCcttcaacaaacaaaacaaaatgtaccTGAATCTATCTTGTTGAGGATGGTGCGAGCACATTTAAGGAACCCCTCCTCGACATTTTCACCTGTTAGAGCACTAGTCTCCAGAAACATCAACTCTGTGCAAGTTAAGCAAACAAAAATGATAAGAAGACAACATAATAAAAAGCAATCATATAAACACAATACAAGAGGCAAATAAATGTAGGGAGAATATCGTCAACTTCAGTCACCGTTCTCCTGAGCGAAGCGCGAGGCCTCCAGAAAGGTCACTTCTCTGTCTGCATCCAGGTCTTTCTTGTTGCCACAAAGGATAATAACAATGTTGGGACTTGCCAGTGTCCGTGCATCGGTCAGCCAGTTGGTCAAGGCGTTATATGTCTCTCGGCTGTAAGGTGGGAGAGCACAGTTTTAGTGTTGGTCTGTCAAACTCAAATGCCTGGACAGGTCTGTGATAACACACGTGTTTATGGCTAACTGTAACGTAGTAGACCAACAGCTgagggtgaaaaaaaacaagcagacgTCAAATCCTGCAGTCTCTCAAATGGCCACCAGAGGatcacaaaaacatgtcagtctcAATGTTGACGATGTCCACCTCTATAACTTTTATTGGAACTTCATTTCTATTTAAGGAGTTATGTATTCAAGTAACTTTTGTTGGGTGAAGCTactggttaccatggaaacaagtCCTGGCGTCTGTGAAAACATGAGTCCAGCGAGGTGAGCAGAAGGGTGTTGGTCTGCACAGTGATGTTTAACAGCTGCTTTCACAAACAGCCAAAGGATGATGCAAGTCCTTGCACACTGACAGATTCACAAACCCTCTCATTCCTTTGAGGTATCGTCTCCCTCACAAGCTTCCCTCCACCCACCTTCCTCTTGCTTTCATGTCAGGTGACACTTTCTGTGATCGACTTCTGCTTTCCTGCCTGCCAGAAGAAGCCACCATATTACAGCTCCTGCCACTCCACAAAATCTCACACGTTCTCACAAGCACAAACTGTATTATACTCCTGTCTCTCTGCATTACTGCATTCACTCCATCCTGATTTCACAACCCCTCAAGTGCAACCCAGAGCTTATAAAATGCATGCCTGGGATTCAAATCTCACTGTATGGCTCCAAATGCTTAGTCATTAAATTTGTGGAGGTGGTATGGACACTATATAACTCTTATAGGTAGTTATACCACACAGGCcacaaacaatataaaaagaagTCTGGTGAAACAGTATTTACAGTTGTATGTGCAAGTACATTTTTTAATTCAGTTCAAAACATCAATGCAATACACTCATAAgccacaatatatatatatacataaatcaTTCTGATAGACAAAAGGCATAATTCAAGACGGCAGTTGCTTTACCTGGTAATATCATAGACGAGGAGggctccagctgctcctctgtaGTAGCTGCGTGTAACAGAACTATGGAGAGAACATGAGAGCTTGTTTCAAATGATGCATTCAAAATGTCAGATGGTGAAGCTTAAAGAAAAAAGTGTCCCTGGCTTCATCAGTCAGGCCCCTCATCACACCtgtgaagctgtttaaagttaCTGAATGTTGTCCACAGAGGAGTTTTAGACATGAGATGGGTAGTGATGACTGATTATCGACTGACTAACAATGAGAGAAAATGAACTTCCTCACTGCACCTGATTGGACAAACGGTTTGTCTGCTTCTGTTATTTTTTCAACAAGAAACACGGCTGTGCAGTAGCAGAATCTATCCTCTTCTTAGAAAGACAACATAATGCTACCAGATTGCATTGCATGGCTGAATGCATAAGAATGTAAAGCACAGAAATAAAAGATGCAGTGGACACATGACACAAGCCTGTGATGGTGATTGTTTGCTCAGTAATATTAGGATATGCTGTATATCATTACCGGAATCGCTCCTGACCAGCAGTGTCCCAGATCTGCAGTTTGACCGTCTTTCCACCAACATTGACAACCCTGGAACCAAACTCCACACCGATGGTGTGGTTGGAGTCCTGTTTAACTGCAACATGAACACAGGGAAGAGAGTGAAAAACTGGAGACTAAAGTATGACAGCAGAGAACTACTGTATCTGTAACAGTCTTAGGGTAATCCtttaaatgtattcattcattGACAAACTGGGCTGCGTGCGCTGCCGTGGTGGAGACAACACTTTCAACTCTGCTCCCAGAATCTAAGCTCTGATCTATAATaagtttgtgtgttgtgctgttatCTTCACACGCCTCATATCCACATTAGAGACTATAGGGAGTCAGAGGAGATTAACAGTGTCAGCTTGCCCTCCCTTTCTCACCCTGCTGACAGCACAGGGACCTAACACGTCTTTAATCAAATTaatacaagtgtgtgtgcgtgtgtagaATGTGCTTTCCCATGTTTTTACATTATTCACAGAAACAAAGCGCTATGAGCCATCCTGAGGCATGTTTACCTACTTACCAGCTTACTTATTAACACTTTTACAGGTTTGTTTAAAGCTCAAATAATGCGTTATAAATTGCACACTGAATTATAGGTTTGTTAGATATAATTCTTCCATACAGCAATACACCTGATTGTGAGATTTTATTCATATAGGAATGTGGAACTTTAACTCAGTATTAGATGTGCAGGTAGTCTGTTGTACTGAAATGTCACAGAGATAAAAGTTATTTAACCAATAACCATGAAGAATTATAACTCAATTAAGTGATAAATTACTAAAGAAGTACtgatgcattttcttttttcttgttgtggAGGAAAGTCAAAGCCAGAGAACTGTGGTGTTGTGTTACATTTGGCTTGGTTGATATTTACCTACTGTAAATGTAAGGAATCTGGACAGGCACACAATTCGTCTCGTCACTGCAGTTTCATTCCACACTGTAGTCAATGAATAACTTTCTCAGGAAGAACTGACAGCCGACTGACTGTTCCATTTCATGTGTGTGGCATGAAACAACTCGTGAAATCAGCAGCACTAATTTCAGGAGCCGTATCAATTGATGCGTGTCTGTGTAATAATACACTTAGGAATTCACTCTCCTGCGACCCTGAGACTTACACTTGTTCTCTATGAACTGGTGGAGGAGGCAGGATTTGCCTGTCCCAGCACTGCCGATCACCAGGAACTTAAACAGGAAGTCTggaagcaaaggagaggaggtAGAGATCAACACATATGCCAACATCAAGCAAGCAAATCTGTAGCTCTTTGCTCTCACAGAGAGAATC
Protein-coding sequences here:
- the rab4b gene encoding ras-related protein Rab-4B, which translates into the protein MSETYDFLFKFLVIGSAGTGKSCLLHQFIENKFKQDSNHTIGVEFGSRVVNVGGKTVKLQIWDTAGQERFRSVTRSYYRGAAGALLVYDITSRETYNALTNWLTDARTLASPNIVIILCGNKKDLDADREVTFLEASRFAQENELMFLETSALTGENVEEGFLKCARTILNKIDSGELDPERMGSGIQYGDASLRQLRQPRGTTTQNKQQCNC